One window of the Nomia melanderi isolate GNS246 unplaced genomic scaffold, iyNomMela1 scaffold0115, whole genome shotgun sequence genome contains the following:
- the LOC116425046 gene encoding uncharacterized protein LOC116425046, with protein sequence MYSKCVELFHGFKDGKWSTKDKLEQYRGILKLHGREKKLRLQDGVKLKKKISWQLGLFREDVKKYRQLVSDVESRAHRVLQNRIDLRLKCHGRETEQIYTIISEDNHRNRRRLDKLRYEKRRRMKRCFELQLEQAKLCDSYTRERDIPWVQAETHQQQLIARYQQAIAKQNAAKAINITYSCMLEILRQDAVHHDALLDLLKQDRRSQCEVILKATIMGQLAIEESDDIGKKCKRITRKVWNNMKERERTLTFVRGQVEDLWSYAQSLIRTESETMFTVEVRRASMASNGSLEKQIKSLEEIFDKVKESLLVRSYRELLSRLEEQMKQRTRLLEQFDRNVKERELLLTRKNEALSGLSEIEHSLVARVEEYNADRDALLERIAMQQQRRLEHKNLRKDRGELLMNIRAALQNMVAMLIYVRRGTVKTPKKQTDKKSSKEDKDDTEELESVIPTMVKVDAEGLALLSTVSRKVGALFGMSNFEFDKDRDDRAKDLYQTYVSDYNSKLKFKDEKAETRGFIVEHEAIDSSVLTRTEIKLRSRQAVETYTRIE encoded by the exons ATGTACAGCAAATGCGTCGAATTATTTCATGGATTCAAGGATGGTAAATGGTCCACGAAAGACAAGTTGGAACAGTATCGTGGAATCTTGAAGTTACACG GTCGTGAAAAGAAGTTGCGATTGCAGGACGGTGTCAAATTAAAGAAGAAGATATCATGGCAATTAGGTTTGTTTCGAGAAGATGTGAAAAAGTACCGCCAACTCGTCAGCGACGTCGAAAGTCGAGCGCATAGAGTGTTACAGAATCGCATAGATCTACGGTTAAAGTGCCATGGTCGCGAAACCGAG CAGATTTACACGATTATTTCTGAGGATAATCATAGAAACCGCCGTCGACTGGATAAGCTTCGTTACGAGAAAAGAAGGAGAATGAAGCGTTGTTTCGAGTTGCAG TTGGAACAAGCAAAATTATGCGACAGTTATACGCGAGAACGCGACATACCGTGGGTTCAGGCTGAAACGCACCAGCAGCAATTAATAGCGCGTTATCAACAGGCTATAGCGAAGCAAAACGCAGCGAAGGCGATCAACATAACGTACAGCTGTATGCTTGAAATTTTAAGACAG GACGCGGTGCACCACGACGCTTTGTTAGACTTGTTGAAACAAGATCGACGAAGTCAGTGCGAGGTGATACTTAAAGCAACGATAATGGGACAGCTCGCGATCGAAGAATCCGACGACATAGGGAAAAAATGTAAACGAATCACCCGAAAAGTTTGGAACAATATGAAGGAAAGGGAACGTACGTTGACGTTTGTTCGCGGGCAAGTTGAAGATTTATGGTCGTACGCGCAATCGTTGATACGAACCGAA AGCGAAACAATGTTTACCGTGGAGGTGAGGCGCGCTTCGATGGCATCGAACGGATCACTAGAGAAGCAAATCAAATCTTTGgaagaaatattcgataaagTGAAAGAATCGTTGTTGGTGCGATCCTATCGGGAATTATTGTCGAG ATTGGAAGAACAAATGAAACAAAGGACACGATTACTCGAACAGTTCGATCGAAACGTGAAGGAACGCGAACTGTTGTTGACTCGGAAGAATGAAGCTTTATCCGGTCTCTCTGAAATCGAGCACTCTCTTGTCGCTCGCGTAGAAGA ATATAACGCGGATAGGGATGCGTTACTCGAACGAATCGCGATGCAACAGCAACGACGACTCGAACACAAGAATTTAAGAAAAGACCGTGGCGAATTGTTGATGAACATACGAGCAGCCCTACAAAACATGGTTGCTATGCTGATCTATGTAAGGAGGGGAACAGTTAAGACACCGAAAAAACAAACAGATAAAAAGTCCTCGAAGGAAGATAAGGATGACACGGAAGAATTGGAATCTGTTATCCCAACGATGGTTAAAGTTGACGCGGAAG GTTTAGCGTTATTGTCGACTGTAAGCCGAAAAGTAGGAGCACTCTTTGGAATGAGTAATTTCGAGTTTGACAAGGACAGAGATGACAGAGCGAAAGACTTGTACCAAACTTACGTCTCCGACTAtaattcgaaattgaaatttaaagacGAGAAAGCAGAAACTAGAG